The following proteins come from a genomic window of Acinonyx jubatus isolate Ajub_Pintada_27869175 chromosome C1, VMU_Ajub_asm_v1.0, whole genome shotgun sequence:
- the HES6 gene encoding transcription cofactor HES-6 isoform X1 → MAPPLAPGRDRAGRELEDAWEIRGDRKARKPLVEKKRRARINESLQELRLLLAGAEVQAKLENAEVLELTVRRVQGTLRGRAREREQLQAEASERFAAGYIQCMHEVHTFVSTCQAIDATVAAELLNHLLESMPLREGSSFRDLLGDALAGSPGAPGRSGWPTGGVLGSPLPSPPGPGDDLCSDLEEAPDAELSRAPAEGPDLVPAALGSLTAARIAQSVWRPW, encoded by the exons ATGGCTCCGCCCCTGGCGCCCGGCCGGGACCGTGCGGGCCGAGAGTTGGAGGACGCCTGGGAGATTCGGGGGGACCGCAAG GCCCGGAAGCCCCTGGTGGAGAAGAAGCGGCGCGCGCGGATCAACGAGAGCCTTCAGGAGCTGCGGCTGCTGCTGGCGGGCGCCGAG GTGCAGGCCAAGCTGGAGAACGCCGAGGTGCTGGAGCTGACGGTGCGGCGCGTGCAGGGCACGCTGCGGGGCCGGGCGCGCG AGCGCGAGCAGCTGCAGGCGGAAGCAAGCGAGCGCTTCGCGGCCGGCTACATCCAGTGCATGCACGAGGTGCACACGTTCGTGTCCACGTGCCAGGCCATCGATGCCACCGTCGCCGCAGAACTCCTCAACCACCTGCTCGAGTCCATGCCTCTGCGCGAGGGCAGCAGCTTCCGGGATCTGCTGGGGGACGCCCTGGCCGGGTCTCCGGGAGCCCCTGGGCGAAGCGGCTGGCCCACGGGAGGGGTCTTGGGGTCCCCTCTGCCCAGTCCCCCGGGCCCCGGGGACGACCTGTGCTCCGACCTGGAGGAGGCCCCCGACGCTGAACTGAGCCGAGCGCCTGCCGAAGGGCCAGACTTGGTGCCAGCAGCCCTGGGCAGCCTGACCGCTGCTCGCATAGCCCAGAGCGTCTGGAGGCCTTGGTGA
- the HES6 gene encoding transcription cofactor HES-6 isoform X2, producing the protein MAPPLAPGRDRAGRELEDAWEIRGDRKARKPLVEKKRRARINESLQELRLLLAGAEVQAKLENAEVLELTSASSCRRKQASASRPATSSACTRCTRSCPRARPSMPPSPQNSSTTCSSPCLCARAAASGICWGTPWPGLREPLGEAAGPREGSWGPLCPVPRAPGTTCAPTWRRPPTLN; encoded by the exons ATGGCTCCGCCCCTGGCGCCCGGCCGGGACCGTGCGGGCCGAGAGTTGGAGGACGCCTGGGAGATTCGGGGGGACCGCAAG GCCCGGAAGCCCCTGGTGGAGAAGAAGCGGCGCGCGCGGATCAACGAGAGCCTTCAGGAGCTGCGGCTGCTGCTGGCGGGCGCCGAG GTGCAGGCCAAGCTGGAGAACGCCGAGGTGCTGGAGCTGACG AGCGCGAGCAGCTGCAGGCGGAAGCAAGCGAGCGCTTCGCGGCCGGCTACATCCAGTGCATGCACGAGGTGCACACGTTCGTGTCCACGTGCCAGGCCATCGATGCCACCGTCGCCGCAGAACTCCTCAACCACCTGCTCGAGTCCATGCCTCTGCGCGAGGGCAGCAGCTTCCGGGATCTGCTGGGGGACGCCCTGGCCGGGTCTCCGGGAGCCCCTGGGCGAAGCGGCTGGCCCACGGGAGGGGTCTTGGGGTCCCCTCTGCCCAGTCCCCCGGGCCCCGGGGACGACCTGTGCTCCGACCTGGAGGAGGCCCCCGACGCTGAACTGA